A section of the Triticum dicoccoides isolate Atlit2015 ecotype Zavitan chromosome 7A, WEW_v2.0, whole genome shotgun sequence genome encodes:
- the LOC119331343 gene encoding putative ATP synthase protein YMF19 has translation MTWEGSGHPYPGRQPPSFTSEMAKIPFWKVNLFLYRYKIAKVRFGVFSFLFEIQIEMPQLDKLTYFSQFFWLCLLLFTFYILLFNNNNGILGISRILKLRNQLLSRRGGEIQSKDPKNLEDISRKGFSTGLSYMYSSLSEVSQWCKTVDYLGKRRKITLISDFGEISGSRGMERQILYLISKSSYNTSSSRITCWKNIMLTHVPHGQGSIVL, from the coding sequence ATGACTTGGGAGGGTTCCGGTCACCCCTACCCGGGCAGACAACCTCCCTCATTCACATCAGAAATGGCAAAGATTCCATTTTGGAAAGTCAATCTCTTTTTGTATAGATATAAAATAGCAAAAGTACGGTTCGGAGTCTTTTCTTTCTTATTTGAAATCCAAATCGAAATGCCTCAACTTGATAAATTAACTTATTTCTCACAATTTTTCTGGTTATGTCTTCTCCTCTTTACTTTTTATATTCTCTTATTTAATAATAATAATGGAATACTTGGAATTAGTAGAATTCTCAAACTACGGAACCAACTGCTTTCGCGCCGGGGGGGCGAGATCCAGAGCAAGGACCCTAAGAATCTGGAAGATATCTCGAGAAAAGGTTTTAGCACCGGTCTCTCATATATGTACTCCAGTTTATCCGAAGTATCCCAATGGTGTAAGACCGTCGACTATTTGGGAAAAAGGAGGAAAATCACTCTGATCTCTGATTTCGGAGAAATAAGTGGCTCACGAGGAATGGAGAGACAGATTCTCTATTTGATCTCGAAGTCCTCATATAACACTTCTTCCAGTCGGATCACTTGTTGGAAAAACATAATGCTCACACATGTTCCACACGGGCAAGGAAGCATAGTATTATGA